A single genomic interval of Sceloporus undulatus isolate JIND9_A2432 ecotype Alabama chromosome 2, SceUnd_v1.1, whole genome shotgun sequence harbors:
- the TAL2 gene encoding T-cell acute lymphocytic leukemia protein 2 codes for MTRKIFTNSRERWRQQNVNSAFAKLRKLIPTHPPDKKLSKNETLRLAMRYINFLVKVLGEQGLQQTGMAPRGRILGLFQQSPSLESMEELTLIEDSEVPSPNTSSNAPECWSETSSP; via the coding sequence ATGACCAGGAAGATCTTCACCAACAGTAGGGAGAGGTGGAGACAGCAAAATGTCAACAGCGCATTTGCTAAGCTTAGAAAGCTtattcccacccaccctccagaCAAAAAGCTCAGCAAAAATGAGACCCTTCGTTTGGCCATGAGGTACATCAATTTCCTTGTGAAGGTGCTTGGAGAGCAAGGCCTGCAGCAGACAGGGATGGCTCCGCGAGGAAGGATACTTGGGCTGTTCCAACAGAGTCCAAGTTTGGAAAGCATGGAAGAATTGACTCTCATTGAAGACTCTGAGGTCCCTTCTCCCAACACAAGCAGCAACGCTCCAGAGTGCTGGTCAGAAACATCCTCTCCATGA